In Armatimonadota bacterium, the following are encoded in one genomic region:
- the selB gene encoding selenocysteine-specific translation elongation factor: protein MKRIIIGTAGHVDHGKTTLIKALTGIDTDRLKEEKERGMTIDLGFAMLNLPNGLRVGIVDVPGHERFIKNMLAGAGGVDVALMVIAANESVMPQTMEHLDILRLLDVKHGVIALTKVDLVEPEFLEIVKEDIRSRLADTFLEDAPIVPVSAMTNVGIPELLSALEDVCSRVPQRDSLGPFRVPIDRVFTVTGFGTVVTGTLVSGTVRIGDAAEILPKGINTRIRGIQVHGQKVEAAEAGSRVALNLAGVELPDIERGDVCATPGILKASKLLDLKLTLLKNIPKPLANRTRVRFHIGTAEVIGRIVLLDRDELGAGEEAFAQFRAETPVVAMKNDRFVIRTYSPMLTIGGGVIIESSARRHKRFDDSVIASLEETSSGTPFAIIEQILKRADAGITPAEIIKSSELTSLDIQELLEKLKASGHVIELESGRLFHAAVIASYADKIYKSLADYHSRHALKLGMQKEELRRTACKALDNKTFTALLTKLMNEGKISISEALVSLADYSPKLNSKQRAACEFIISELQRTGLNAPSDDELLQGTGLPIAEAKEIMELLVHRGEVIKITDGLYLHPSVVSQAERLIREFLEKNGKLTVAQARDILGSSRKYIIPLLEYFDKKRITRRLGDERILLKEA from the coding sequence ATGAAAAGGATAATCATCGGCACAGCTGGACACGTAGACCACGGAAAAACCACGCTCATCAAGGCGCTAACGGGCATAGACACCGACCGCCTCAAAGAAGAGAAAGAGCGCGGGATGACGATTGACCTTGGATTCGCGATGCTCAATCTCCCAAATGGCTTGCGAGTTGGCATCGTTGACGTTCCTGGGCACGAGCGGTTCATAAAGAACATGCTTGCGGGTGCTGGCGGAGTTGACGTGGCGCTGATGGTAATCGCCGCAAATGAATCCGTTATGCCGCAGACCATGGAACACCTCGATATTCTCCGCCTTCTTGATGTGAAGCACGGCGTAATTGCACTCACAAAGGTTGACCTTGTCGAGCCTGAGTTTCTCGAAATTGTAAAGGAAGACATTCGCAGTCGGCTGGCTGACACTTTTCTTGAAGATGCGCCGATTGTACCTGTCTCCGCGATGACCAACGTTGGAATCCCCGAACTTCTTTCAGCGCTGGAGGATGTTTGCAGTCGTGTGCCGCAACGGGATTCCCTTGGCCCGTTTCGCGTGCCCATTGACCGCGTTTTTACAGTTACTGGGTTCGGCACGGTCGTCACTGGGACGCTTGTATCGGGCACGGTTAGGATAGGCGATGCCGCTGAAATTCTCCCAAAAGGAATTAACACAAGGATTCGTGGCATCCAGGTTCACGGACAAAAAGTGGAGGCGGCGGAAGCAGGAAGCAGGGTTGCGCTGAACCTCGCAGGGGTTGAACTTCCGGATATCGAGCGCGGCGACGTTTGCGCGACTCCTGGGATTTTAAAGGCTTCCAAGTTGCTTGACCTAAAGCTCACTCTCCTAAAGAACATCCCAAAGCCGCTTGCAAATAGAACGCGCGTGAGGTTTCACATTGGAACTGCGGAAGTAATTGGGAGGATTGTTCTTCTAGACCGCGATGAGCTCGGGGCGGGCGAAGAAGCATTCGCCCAGTTTAGAGCGGAGACTCCTGTAGTAGCAATGAAAAATGACCGCTTTGTAATCCGCACTTATTCGCCAATGCTTACAATTGGCGGAGGAGTTATCATTGAATCGTCAGCACGAAGACACAAACGCTTTGACGATTCGGTTATTGCATCGCTTGAAGAAACCAGCTCCGGTACACCATTTGCGATAATCGAGCAAATTCTCAAGCGCGCCGACGCTGGAATAACCCCTGCAGAAATAATTAAGAGTTCCGAACTTACATCTCTAGACATTCAGGAACTGCTAGAAAAACTGAAGGCTTCTGGGCACGTCATTGAGCTTGAAAGCGGGCGCCTATTTCATGCCGCCGTCATTGCCTCATATGCCGATAAGATTTACAAATCGCTTGCTGATTACCATTCTCGCCATGCGCTTAAGCTAGGAATGCAAAAGGAAGAGCTCCGAAGAACCGCATGTAAAGCTCTTGACAACAAAACATTTACAGCTCTCCTCACCAAACTCATGAACGAAGGGAAAATAAGCATATCGGAGGCGCTGGTATCGCTAGCCGACTATTCGCCAAAGCTCAACTCCAAACAGCGGGCGGCTTGTGAATTCATTATTTCAGAACTACAGCGCACAGGTTTGAACGCTCCCTCAGACGATGAACTGCTCCAAGGAACTGGACTGCCGATTGCGGAAGCAAAGGAGATAATGGAACTGCTCGTACACCGGGGTGAGGTCATAAAGATTACCGATGGGCTTTACCTTCATCCTTCGGTTGTTAGCCAAGCGGAAAGGCTTATTCGCGAATTCCTCGAGAAGAATGGCAAGCTAACTGTTGCCCAAGCGCGTGATATCCTTGGCTCATCTCGGAAGTATATTATTCCACTCCT
- the folK gene encoding 2-amino-4-hydroxy-6-hydroxymethyldihydropteridine diphosphokinase, translating to MATVFLGLGSNLGDREANIRMALDKLVSQPEVKIRAVSSFYLTAPVGFQDQPDFVNAVAAIETDLSPKELLDVVLKIEREMGRVRNFKWGPRIIDIDILLYNNVKVNTDELVIPHPRMTERAFVMAPLAEIAPDLTLPDGRTPNDVLKELKNQSVRKLSEVR from the coding sequence TTGGCGACCGTTTTCCTTGGACTTGGGTCGAACCTTGGCGATAGAGAGGCGAACATCCGTATGGCTCTCGACAAACTTGTATCACAGCCTGAGGTTAAAATTCGCGCTGTCTCCTCCTTTTACCTAACTGCGCCCGTCGGCTTTCAAGACCAGCCCGACTTCGTAAATGCTGTCGCCGCTATTGAAACAGACCTGTCGCCGAAGGAGCTGCTTGATGTCGTATTGAAAATTGAGCGGGAGATGGGGAGAGTACGCAATTTCAAATGGGGACCTAGAATAATAGACATTGATATTCTCTTATATAATAATGTCAAAGTGAACACGGACGAGCTTGTTATTCCACACCCGCGCATGACTGAGCGGGCGTTCGTAATGGCGCCGCTTGCGGAAATTGCACCCGACCTTACGTTGCCCGATGGACGCACTCCAAACGACGTCCTCAAGGAGTTGAAGAATCAAAGCGTGCGCAAGCTCTCGGAGGTCCGTTGA